A section of the Tenrec ecaudatus isolate mTenEca1 chromosome 10, mTenEca1.hap1, whole genome shotgun sequence genome encodes:
- the DHRS13 gene encoding dehydrogenase/reductase SDR family member 13, with the protein MEALLLGAGLLLGAYVLVYYNLVKAPPCGGVASLRGRTAVVTGANSGIGKMTALELARRGARVVLACRSRERGEAAAFDLRQESGNNEVIFMALDLASLASVRAFATAFLRSEPRLDFLIHNAGISSCGRTREPFNLLLRVNHVGHFLLTQLLLSRLKMCTPSRVVVVSSAAHRRGRLDFARLNHPVVGWQQELRAYADSKLANVLFVRELATQLEGTGVTCYAAHPGPVNSELFLRHVPGWLRPLLCPLAWLVLRTPRGGAQTPLYCALQEGLEPLSGRYFANCHVEEVPPAARDDRAAHRLWEVSKRLAGLGPEEEPHEDPQPEDPEAPSSLCSPHPEDPTVSEPYTNPHSSPDSPKLTHRSWMKTELQTPAS; encoded by the exons ATGGAGGCGCTGCTGCTGGGCGCGGGGCTGCTGCTGGGCGCCTACGTGCTGGTCTACTACAACCTGGTGAAGGCCCCGCCGTGCGGCGGCGTCGCCAGCTTGCGGGGCCGCACGGCCGTGGTCACCG GCGCCAACAGCGGCATCGGGAAGATGACGGCGCTGGAGCTGGCGCGCCGCGGAGCGCGCGTGGTGCTGGCCTGCCGCAGTCGGGAGCGCGGCGAGGCGGCCGCCTTCGACCTCCGCCAG GAAAGCGGGAACAATGAGGTCATCTTCATGGCTTTGGATTTGGCCAGTCTGGCTTCTGTGCGAGCCTTTGCCACTGCCTTCCTGCGCTCTGAGCCACGGCTCGACTTCCTCATCCACAACGCAG GGATCAGTTCCTGTGGCCGGACACGTGAGCCCTTTAACTTGCTGCTGCGGGTCAACCACGTCGGCCACTTCCTGCTGACACAGCTGCTGCTGTCCCGGCTGAAGATGTGCACCCCCAGCCGTGTGGTGGTGGTCTCCTCAGCAGCCCACCGGCGTGGACGCCTGGACTTCGCCCGCCTGAACCACCCCGTGGTgggctggcagcaggagctccgggcATATGCTGACAGTAAGCTGGCCAACGTGTTATTTGTCCGAGAGCTGGCCACCCAGCTTGAAGGCACAGGCGTCACCTGCTACGCTGCCCATCCAG GACCTGTGAACTCAGAGCTCTTCCTGCGCCATGTTCCAGGATGGCTGCGCCCCCTTCTGTGCCCATTGGCATGGTTAGTGCTGCGGACGCCGAGAGGGGGTGCTCAGACACCTCTGTACTGCGCTCTTCAGGAAGGCCTTGAACCCCTCAGTGGGAGATACTTTGCCAACTGCCATGTGGAGGAGGTGCCCCCAGCTGCCCGAGATGACCGGGCAGCCCACCGGCTGTGGGAGGTCAGCAAGAGGTTGGCAGGGCTGGGACCGGAGGAGGAGCCCCATGAAGATCCCCAGCCAGAAGACCCAGAGGCCCCATCTTCTCTGTGCAGCCCCCACCCTGAGGACCCCACTGTTTCTGAACCCTACACCAACCCTCATAGCTCACCAGACTCGCCTAAGCTTACACACCGAAGTTGGATGAAAACTGAGCTTCAAACTCCAGCTTCCTAA